The genomic stretch TGCCGGTAGATCTCGTTTTCGACTTGAATTTCACAGCTCAAATCGTATGCACTTATTTCTGAGTTCTGATAATAtcgaacttttttttaatagcAATGGATGACCAGAAATTGGAGAATCTGAAGATCCAATTGCAGCAGTTACACAATGAAGCACACGAATTTTTGCAGAGTATCCCGCCAACGCAGCTCTATGGTGCTATCGGAGTAGTCATTTTCACTATATTCTTCTTCTTAATCAGTAAGTTGACCTAACAATCTTAGCTTTTTTTTACCGACTCGAGGTGAATTTTGAATTCTGTTTTCTTCCTGTTGCTCGAGCTGTTTGGTCGTGTGGCATTGTGTTTGTGCATGTGATTTTGCATAAGTCGTAAGCGAATAGCGATCTTCTCATTGCTCCTGTGTTGTTAAGTTATCGATATTCTGAAATTTCATCTTTAGAGTAATTCAATCAATTGTGGATACAAAATCACCTAATTTCATTCTTGCGCTGTTTCCATATGCACAATTGCAATGGCAATTTTAGGCAGCTTGAAGACGTGAACGAGTTGGATCTATATAAGTATGTTTCGATTTGTCCTTCTCTTTTGAGCTTCAAATTGTGTTTAATATAGTTTGATTAATTGCCAGTGGACTGACATTGTTAGAGCTATAATCTAGTGACGTTAGGGTTGAGGTGTTTGCTAGTTTCAgtgtgattttatttatttgaacttGTGGAGTGGAGCTTGAGCTGATCATAATTTAATCAAACCAAAAAGAGTGTAAACGCTTAGTTCATTATGCTTCATGGAACAAATTCAAATGAGATTCGAGCAATTGGTAGTCTTATGATGAAATAGTTCAATTATGATTCTCAAGATAGGATATCGTAGGTAACTCTTGTATCACGTTACAGTTGTGCTTCAAGTTTGACTGCATTGTGTAATATGGCAAATGTTAAAGAGATGACCAGTTTCAGGCAAAATAACTTCTTCTTTTCTGGTGAAAACTGCCTCGGTGTATAAACTTTTGGTGCAAAATTTGTAATGCACACTAaacatgtaattttttaatgctCTGGTTTGTATTGTCAGTTGCGACAATGGGTATGTTCACTCTGTTCATTTATTTGAAATACTTGTGGCTGCAGTTCGTCTTTTCAAGCATAGGGCTTCGAATACCATTGTGCTCACTGGATTAAGTGGAAGTGGAAAAACTGTTCTTTTTTACCAGGTACATATGCAAAAAAGAGTTTTAGATGATTTGTATTCTCTTCCTATTTTCTTGAATCGAGTACTGTACTACTGTTATAGTttactttattaaaattttcatgtTCCAGCTTCGGGATGGCTCCTCACATCAAGGTACTGTGACATCAATGGAACCAAATGAGGATACATTCGTACTACACTCGGAGACAACTAAGGTGATGCACCTTTTTATTTCTTCTGAAAAGTGGGTTTAGATGAATTCTTCGAGCATGTTTAACTGATTAAGTAGTGTCTCTTGCAACAATATCATTTTCAagcataaattatttatatcttCTAATGCCAAAATTACTCCATATGTTACTTTGCTGTATGCAGCTTGCAAAAtacacatttattatttttcaccTAAGTATAATAACTAAGGTGTTGaactaaatataatttggtTACATGCTGCAGAAGGGAAAAGTGAAGCCTGTTCACGTTGTTGATGTTCCTGGGCATTCACGTCTTAAACCCAAACTAGATGAATTCTTGCCTCTGGCAGCTGGAATAGTTTTTGTAGTAGATGCTGTGGAATTCTTACCTAATGTCCGTGCTGCTTCAGAGTACGTACTATTTGGATTTTTAGCATTGTCTAGCAGAGGCCCGAAATTTCTTCTCATGTTGTATgggttgatttttatatatattgttgTATTTATTCATGCAGGTACCTCTATGATATTTTAACCAAGGCTAGTGTTGTGAAGAGAAAGATCCCTTTGCTACTCTTGTGCAACAAGGTAGACAAAGTTACAGCACATACAAAAGATTTCATCAGAAAACAACTCGAGAAGGAAATGTAAGATAATTATTTCCGACACCTCTTTCACAAATGCTCTTCTTCTAGTTTGATATGTATGCCGTGATGTCTCACTGATAAAGAACTCCCCTGTCCCCAAGCATCACCAGAAAATATCATcttaaactaattaattaaagggataactgccttaaaagtcaccaactttgcccgaattccggtttttcccacgacctttaaaattggcgtataaagtcaccaactttgcaTTTAGTCGCCGATTTCCCATGATGGTTTTTCCGGCGAAAGAGTGCGTTGACGTGTCGTATTTAATTGATGTGGCGTCTCATGGCGGCTGACATGGACAACAATTATTGATTGTgcaatataaaaaaacaaaattaaaaaaatgaaataacgGGGAATTAGGGTTTAGCCCACTCTCCATTCCATCAAGATCCACTTCTCCTCCCACCCCCGTTTCTAGCTCTTCATCGCCTTCCTTTGGGCCCAAGCCCTCATCATCTCCATCGCCCGCACTCCCCCCTCTGCCTCCCCGACCGCTCCTCCTCCCCCCCCCTCCGTCCGCTACGTCCCGATTCACTCCAATACCACCACCCTCCCGGAGCCTCCTCCCGCCCTATACACCGACGATTGCCCCTCCGGCCTCGTCTTCTCCTACGACCTCCCCCCCTCCTTCAATTGCGACCTCGTCGTCCCCAATTGCACCGATCTCGACTTCTGGAATTGGGAATGCGACGTCATCTCCAACCACGGCTACGGCCGCGCCGCCTCCGAGCTCCGCCGCACCCTCCCCGCCGATCTCCACAAATCCTGGTACCACACCAATCAATTCTCCCTGGAGCTCCTCTTCCACCACTGCATCCTCAAGCACAATTGCCGAACCCTTctacatttaattaaaaaaacgaaataatggggaattaaaaaaacaatttttttaaaaaaaattaactcctatataaaggaggaaattacaaataaactcctagataggaggaaattatacctgatgtcaagagggctcgaactcggcacctcatgcaataatgtctaagctcattgCCGTTAGGACAAAATTATTGACATGAGATTGCAGCGATTTGATGAGTGTTCAAAGTTGGGTTCAATTTTAGGTTTGATTTAAACCTAATTGCCGATTGTGAGGGatgaaacgacgtcgttttaggTGTTAGAAACGACGCCGTTTTATGATTTTCCGATGTCATCCACGTCAACGTTCAGGCATGCCACATAGGACACTTAGTTGCCGGAAAACACAGGGTCGGGTCAATTTGGGAGATACCAGCGACCCggcaaagttggtgactttatacgccaattttaaaggtcgtgggaaaaaccggaattcgggcaaagttggtgacttttaaggcagttatcccttaATTAAAAGTGGACTAATTGCCGTTTGCACCTCTGGAATAATTCATACACAGACATATATATCAAGGCTTGGATCAGAAAGGTAATGAAGGATGATAGTAGCTTTGAGTAGATGTTTTTCAGGTTATTGGGTGAAGCATTGATACATATAACGCATTCCTATTGTATTACTTGCTTTGGTATATGTCTTGATTTAATGAAATTTATATTGCGAATCATATTTCTCATTTCCTTATGTACTTCTTGTTTTGTGCTCAGCGACAAGCTCCGTGCATCAAGAACAGCATTATCTTCAGCTGATATTGCTAATGAATACTCACTCGGGGTACCTGGAGAAGCTTTTGCATTTCATCAGAGCCTCAACAAAATCTCAGTTGCAGAAACGTCTGGTTCAACTGGTGACATCTCTCAGTTGGAGCAGTTTATCAGAGAATATGTTCAAGCTTGACTGATTGTACCAAATTAGAACCATGGTTGTGATTTTTGTTTTCTACCGGTGACTGTAAAAGCATTGAGATCTGTAGAGACGAGAGAGCAAGAAGAGCGGGATTCTTTGTATAACCTTGTATTCTTAATTTTCAGTCTCAGAATACTTGTGTCAGTTGTGTATGACAAAAAATTGTTTAGACATACAGTTCAGTATTGGCCAATTTATGCTTCTAGAATCTAGGGTATATTTTGTTGAGCTTTTCCCCCTCAAAAGTCTTGTTGCAGTCTTGCTATCTTGATGAATACCGTCGCTTGATCTTGAATATAACAGAGAAGATCCCATATAATGGAATATGCATCAAGCCAACACCCAGATACCTGCCAAATTTGTTCATCAACTATGAGCATATAGAATGAAGAGGGTAAAgtttagtgtgtgtgtgtgtgtgagagagagagagagagagagagagagagagagagagattaccATAAGGGTGCATAAGGAGATGACAAGTCTAGGAAGGTATACGGCCAACTGTTACACAGAAATTTCAAGTCAAACAATGCTAGaaatattttgattaaaaaatgactAAGACGAttaatttcttcattttttaagaaaaaaaaaatgcaaacctCATTGAAACACAAGCATGGATGATCCACTGGAAAATGACGAATACACATGTCCACAGAGCAAAATAAGCAATTCGAAAGAAGGGGAAACTCTGCAAGGCAAAAATCACACTTGTTTTAGTCGATAAATCTTCAAAGCAAAGCGACCAATTCTGTATGGGTTTGCAGGCTCTCGTCCaagtaaaagaaagagaaaagggCTTTCCGAGAATACCAGGGCGTTTAAAATGGTGTCACCGAGGAGGAAAACTGCGTTGACGGAATGCATGCAAACGTGCAGCTGTGTTGGATAGAATAAAGCAAACTGAATACACATTACACAATCAATAGTCCATAGGAGTATTATCATAACATTCTACTTACAAAGGATATATTGTCTTCTTTGCTGTACAGTACGAGCCAATACACTGAATCAGTGAGCATGACAGCCCCAGCACATATCTGCAACCAAGTAGAAGGAGAAGGAAGCGATAAACACGAGCAAGAAAAATCTTACACTACTATATCGCAAGTTCTTGTCTTAAAATAGACTAATTGACTGCATTTGCAGAAACAAATGATGTTTTTTCATGATTTTGGAGAAAAACTACCTGAAAGATTATTTGAAAGGCATATTCTGCGATAGATGGAGTTACAAGGGTAGGGTTGTGAGAGCCGTTCAAGCTTGTTTTTGTGGTGTCCAGTGGTGGTACAAACAGGCCATGCTCTGTATCTGCAACGATGGAATGATCCCCCTTCGTCTCCCTTTTAATGCAGCAACGCAGACATCCGAGGATGGAGAGAGATGAAGCCATCTACAGAACATAAGAAACTTATGTGAATATAGTATGTTACAAGATCAAATAAGTAGCAATATAATGAGAGTTTGTAAATTACAATACATTAGGAAATGTAAATTTATGTGACATACCCCAAAATAGATGGTGACCAATGTGAACGTCCACCTGCAAAATGGAATTATCATAACAAAATTAACTTAAACCATAAGCTACTTATGTGAAAATACAGAATTATTAGAACACTCTCAATTCTACTAAAACTGCAAAAAATTGAAAGTGGTCAAGAAGCATATTGTAATCAAAAGCAACGGCCTTAACTGCGTGTAGTAGTAGAATATGCCAACACCATGGAGAATAGTATCAGCAAGAATCAATCCTAGTAAGGTGCAGAAAGCAACAATCCGATAACCAAGCAGCCAAACAGGATGGATTGAGCTCGAACTTGTTGCCCAAGATGCACCCTTGTTCCTCTGATCCCCACTTCTACGGCTACTGGGCGGCCTGCGCCCTTCATACCTCCATATAACGAGCGCTGCAACGATCATAGCCACCACAATCCCTATTGCACACAGCAAGAATCTCCAGTTCAGCCAGTAGCTCAGGGCAGTCGTGTCCGTTGCCATCACAGGCCACCAAGCAACATACAACCCTTCTTCtaatcaaaatttcaaaactaTATCaacattttagttcattaaagcATGAAAACAGCTATCTTATCTTGGAATTGTGTATATTCTTGACATTTTTGGTGAATTCCAACatcaaaatttgtaaaattgtGTGTGTTGATAGCATAATGGACAACACAACACAAGTAACACAATCGAGCCAAATTCATTACTAGCAGCAAACTTAAAACCAATTTCATCAGCAAATATTACTGCAGATAAAATGAATATATACAAAAAAACAACCTTTTCACATAGTACTAAAAGTAAAAAAGGCTCGCATATATATGTTTAGAAAGAAAAAACGGACTTATTCAGACTTATATTTGCATTCAAAGCTATCAATTTTGTAGAGAGATTTAAAAAGTGAAGAAATGATGATTGATACCTGAATTTTCTCGAAATGAATGTTTGATCAGAGATTCTAGAATTGGGAggtcttttcctttttctcctGCAATCCGAAAAATCCCAAAACTCCGCTTCCTAATTCTCAGCTATGTTCGTTAGAGATGGGGTGCGGGATTTTCGGGATCAGTCAAGAgagacttttttttttttttttcaatttcacgAAAGCTCTTCTACTCCGCCATATGACCTTTATTCAGTATCCTCTGATCAAGATCCGTTGCTGACACGTGGCTGCATTTCACTCGTGAacatgataaaataaataaaagctaCTCCAAATTGAAATCTTCCATCTCATATCAATATTGACCGCTATCTAATCATTATTCCCAATTTCaagatttaattttatcataaacGACTACACATTTATTGATTATTGGCCAAGAATAGTTACACTGTGTTTGAATTACAAAATTGGCAAGAACTATACGTATATATACATCCTATCTCTAATTCTCATAATCAGATTCATCACCATCGCTGAATTGCATTGCTAACAGATCTATTGGCAGTGATCCTAATGGAACTTGAGATTCCACTGCATCAAAACACTCATCATCTTCACTAAAATCATCCTCATCCTCTCCAACTAGCGCTCTAGAATCTGGTGACGATCTCCGGTCATCCGAATAGATCGTGGCGGGATAAGAGTGTGTGATTGCCTGAGACgcgctctcaaactcctccacCTTCGAAAGAAGCTCGTCCGGGCTCACGTTAACCTCATGCAGAACCGATGCTCTTCCTGACTCAATGGCCCGTTGCCAGAGCGCCATCATCTTAGGGCTTACCTGCCTCGACTCCGTATCTGATTTGCACAAAAAAACAATACAATTAGACAAAAATGCCGATCACCATTTGTGAGGAAGAGAATAGTTCTGTACAAACCCAAAAGATCTGTAGGGGACGAGTCATTAGCAGAAGGTAGGTATATCTGAGGAACTTCGTTCCGATACATTGATTTCCACTCCCTTCCTCTCCACATCAGTATTTGCTCATCATCGAACGATAGCAGCACGCAGGGCACCAATTCCTGCAGTCAAGGAATGTGAAATGAGATTAGAGAGATTGTTAGGGGAAAAACAATACTGAACAGCAGCGAAGAAACAGATACAAACCTTCAACTTAGCTCCTATCTTCTTGTAATCACTAGGTTGCAACCCTCGGCAATCTATCCTCACCAATTCGGACCCTTCAAATGCGGTCCTAACATCCCTCACCAGGGTGATGTAAACCCCATTTTTTGCTAAAAACGGACACGATTTGGCACAAAAGCAAGTTAACATCAACAAGATGACAAAAGCTCATGTCTTTGAAATATAAGCCCTAGTTTTTTAGATTACGAAAAAATACGAAGCAATACACGTTTTATGAGTTGGTACCTAATTTACGGATTGGGAGAAGCCTTTTCCCTTTCATTCTCAACTCATCTGCTTCTTCCTTCGTCAGCCCCTCGGGGGCATCTTGTATAAGCTTCGGATAAACTGGTGTAGCTGGTTTCCAAAGCATTATCGGGAAGTGAGGCCGTTTTTGGTGATCATAGTTTCTGCCACGGAACAGGTACAACACTCCGCCCATCCTATAAATTATCTTGCCACCGGATTTTTCCTGCATGATCAGTACTTAGTCCGTCAGTCGTTAGGTAGTCATAAATGAACAAGATGTCCATGGCAATTCTAGTAGCAAAAGCATCAGCAAGACTAAGCCAAGAACTTATGATCACCAAAATCCGATGAGAAAGTGAGAACCTCAATGCACCGGCATATGTTATTCATGTCGACAGTTGGGACACCCAAACAACGGACTTTACAAACAGGCTGTCTCCTCCAATGTGTGTGTATCAGCTCCAGCATATTATGTGTTAATCCATCTCTACCTGCAGAATTCAACATTTCAATCAAGCAACAATGTTTATTAACCTTATAAAACCCGACACTATCTGAAATCCTCATCCCAgcacaaaatcaaaacaaaaagaCATAATCCCACTGAAGTTATCTAGAAATGCAGCTCTCAAGTAACTGAAAAAACAGCAAGTGAAATAGCAAGAAACAGTTCTGAAGCATCATAATGCATTAACTCAACCTAAATCCCAATCACCCTAATATATCCAAACAAGAAAAGAGCATAATGCATCCAGCACTAAATAAACTgaaaaacaacaattacaacAGCACAAAACAATTTTTGAAGTATCATAACATTAAATCAGTAAATTCCCATGATCCCAATGCGAAACAAGAAGAAAACCATAATCCCAATTTCCTTGCAACTTTCAAGAAACTGAAACAACAAGAAACAAAACAGGAAGAAACAATTTTGATACATCACAACACATTAACTCACCTAAATTCCCCATCCCAACATGAAATCCAAACAAGGagaaatcacacacacacacaatcccACTTAAATAAACTgaaaaacaacaattacaacAGAACAAAACAATTTTTGAAGTATCATAACATTAAATCAGTAAATTCCCATGATCCCAATGCGAAACAAGAACCCAATTTCCTTGCAACTTTCAAGAAACTGAAACAACAAGAAACAAAACAGGAAGAAACAATTTTGATACATCACAACACATTAACTCACCTAAATTCCCCATCCCAACATGAAATCCAAACAAggagaaaacacacacacacacaatcccACTTAACTAATCCAAAAATGCAACTCTCACGAAACAGAAacaaaagcaaataaaacagCAAGACACAATTTTAAAGCAACATAGTACAATAACTCACTAAATGCAAACATCCCAATAACTAGAAACTCAaacaaaccaaaccaaaccagaCGGCAATAACAATCTTGAAGCATCATAACTCATAACACAATAACTCACAAAATCCCCATCATCCCAAcacaaaatgaaaaacaaacaaGTACAAAACAGCAGCAACAAACAATCTCTCCATAAAACGAACTCACCTAAATTCACCTGTTTGTTAGTGGACAACAAGTGTTTCACCATCTCTCTCATCTCCGTCCTCGTCAGCGGCGCCCCCAACACCTCCTTCCGCGGCCTCACATTGAACTTCCCCATCTCATAGCCCCTCAGCATCTCGTACTTCTTCGACCACAAATTCTCATTCGGATTTTCATCATCACCGCCACAGCCGCCCAACGGCTCAAACAGCTTGATATTCCTCTTACTCTTCTTCACCGGCGCCTTCCCCGTCCACGGGCGCGGCATCGTGGGAGGGGCGAAGGGCAGAAATGCGGGCTCCCGAATCGCCAGAGGCTGAGCCCTAGGCGTCTCGGAATAGCTGTACATGAATTCGAAAGGGGCGCCGGGCAATTGGTAGGAAATTCCGGAATTTCCGACGACGACGGCGCGGTCATCGTTGTCGTCGGGGTGGAGTTTCTGCCCGGGCTTGACGGGTTTGTAGTATTTGGAGGTGCGGTGGTGGGAATTGAAGGCGGGGTTGGTGGAAGGATCTGATTTTGGGGGGCGTTTGGATTTTAAAGGGGGGTATTTGGGGGGTTGGATTGGGGGCTTTTGGGGGACAGAGGGGCGGCTGGAGGGGGGTGGAGTGGTGGGGAGAGATGAGAAGAGGTTTGGATTTGGGAGTGATGAGAGAATCGCCATGGAAATGTGATTTCTACGGGAGAAATGTGAAGAAGATGAGTTGCATGGATATTTTGAGGGGAAAATTCAGAATATTTCAAAGTTGAGGGGTCGGAACGTTAATATTGGAACATTAATTGACTGAGAAAATTGAACTACGTTTTTTATACATTAATAAATTGAGTAAGCGTATATCGTGATTTGATGATTAGAAATCAGTATTCATACTTTTGTTGTGTGGAAAATTTGTATGTTGTTTATGTATTTTTGGCATGGTAAAATACTCCACCTCAGTGGTTAGTTTGTGATAAGCAAACTCGAAGCATACACATTACCACATCGATGAAAATTCAAATACAATACATATGTATATTCACATTATATTTCTAGATTCTTCTTCTATTGTCGACACGCGCCTTCTTGGAGGACCCCAACGCCCCATGCTCGGAACTTGATTCTATCTGTATAATACAGTGAcgtgaatataataataataataataataataataataataataataataataataataataataataataataataataataataataataataataataataataataataataatcataaaaGCTATAAACTGATAGTActaatgaaaaagaaaatacaaagaAAGAAGGGGGGATATGGAATTTAGTCACCTTATTCAGTTTCTCCCTAACCAACTTAACCGTTTGATTCATCGATTCTGATGGAAAATATTCCTGCCAGGATTCAAGTCAAGGAAGGATGATTCTAAACGAAAGCGATTTACTTCCGAGAAAATTCACTTATAAACCAACCCAACAACCTTATCCGAAGAGACTAATGGCATGGAGGAAGCATGTCCTGTGATACCAGCCCGTGACTCGCCcaatttcctaaaaataaaCGGACAAGGCGTATCCAAACATCACGAAACGTGAAATTTTTGAACGAACTTGCTAAGGGGGCCAAGTGTAGGAGGAGTACCTTTGAGATAAGGAAGAAGAAGTAGGGGGACCTGACCCCTTGATCGAAGGAGTGGAAGCTGAGGAAGGCTCTCTCCTAGAATCCGAATGGCCTTTAGATCTTCTTGCTGAAAGAAAATTGGAAGGTTTCACAAGCAATGCAATGGATAAGAGGAACTCTGCAGCAACAAGGACTTACGGTTAAGTCGTGCTAGAACTTCCTTCCTCCGTCCTTCTAACTTCTCTTTTGTGTCAGAGAGGCTCTCATACTCGGGTGCATATGTCACTTGTATTTGGTTTCCTAGAAACACAGACTCGTCTATCTTTCTTTTGGCAAACCTATCACCAACATCAGATTCAAGAATTAAGCCTCTACACCTGTGGCAAATTTTTGAAACGCACGTAATACATTATATGCACAGAACTTGTATATACACCAGAAACACATTCGTAAACTGGCCTTTCCCGCAAAAACTCACCTATACGTGCGCCTAAGTTACACGCGTAATATGCTGCACATAATGAAAAACCAACTCCTGGATGAGTGCGAATGTACATATTCGTCACAAGAAACAAATCGTAAATGACATTTTCTACACATGCACCAATGCTCGCACCTAACCTAACCTATAAACAACACACAATATGTTGCACTCATGTGAAACCACACAAAAGAATACATGCATAAACACTTACTAATCAAGATAAATAAATTGTAGAATGCCCCTTTTCCACACAAATCACCACAGATATTATACATATTCCAATACATTTTACACACAATTACACATATTTaccaaaagaaaacaaatcacaGAAACCTCCTTCCCCAATCACCAAATGCATCAAGTATGGAATCACTGACTGATTAAGCAACATAACTACTCAATTAGAACACAAATATCCATGAAATGCAAAGCATCAAATAGGTAAAATCACCTAGCATTGCTGAGTTGATGAAATTTGATCCAATAAACATCGGTATAAGCCTCACATTCTTCCGAATCCATCGGCTTACATCTGACCAATAATAACAATCACAACACCATCACTATTTGCACTTTCACATCAAATTTCCATGAAAAAACAGTACACACTTTCTTCATTTCTTACATACAATAACAGCACTACCTTTCTAAAGCAATCTGCATAAAATCCATCAAAAATTCTATTTATTCTTCTTAAATCATTCAGAAGTATGCAATAACGTACTCTGCAACTCGGCCATAAGTAGAGAACAATTTCAAGAGCTCATCTCCACAACCCAAAGAAGGAACATTCCTAACAATCAGGTACCTGCATCCAAAGCCAAAATACTCGAAATCCTAAGCTCAATAACTGAAACTTTCTTCATTTATCATTTCCCGAATAAAATTAGGGGGAAGAGAAAAAAACTGAAGGACAAACCTTGATTCATCACAAACTGTATAAACACGAACTGCAGGGGTCTCGTATTTTGATTTAGGCATCGCTTCCCAATCGAATAAACTGCAATTTGGGACGACAAATCGAGGAAAccttaagaaaaaaaattggaatttaaattttattcaaaaattataaatgaatAAGTGGAACTGGGCTCCATgcttcaaaagttatggcctaCATATGTTATTGTACaagtttttggcggaaaacaaAATATTATAGCTAAGAAAGAAATGAATGTGTACAAGAATATATAATTTGGCAGATTCCACTATGGTTTCATGTATTAGTCTGCAAATTTTGAATCTGAAGTGGTTGAACTGCACTGAGATCTCTTGGcgtcagtggcggatccagggggGCAGGAGCGACGCGTTGAATTTTCCTAAGGGTGTTGCAATTCGAGCTCAAATCCAGCTAGATCGCAACTATCGCAGCAACACAACAACACCAATTAGCACAATAACACTCGAACACAACCCAACAATATAATCGAGCTGAGACGAATCGAATGTATATTGCGAATAGGAACTACGAATTTAACAATAACAGCAGCAACAACACAACAATAATATGTTGTgttttttgtgagttaatgaataAAGAGTAtagtaagaaagatgaaaaagtagagatgacgTCGTTTgcattttagaaaacgtttcatttttaatgggaagTTGaggtattattttattattaaaaaatatattaaaatattatatttaatttttatatactactaataaattCTGCCCCCTCCGTTTTGAAGCGATGCGTTATTAATGCAGTGATAAACAAAAAATGTTTCTTATACTTGTAGTAATATGACAAAAATTAACGACCTCAATTAGCATTTCCTTTGATCTTAGAGGTATAAAATGAGCATCAATTATAGACAGCGGCAGATCCAGAACTTGAGAATGAAGGGACGGAATACAGATTCAGCGTGCTAAAAAGTCTCCTTTAAATTCCAACTTACTCCATTAAACTATTCTTCCCATCCTCTATTTGTTACAAGAAGTGATCTCTAATTACCCCTCAAACATCTAAGGCATACCTTTCTACCAACACTATAATCTCAACTTAGTATAAAATGCAAGATCCACACAAGTAAAATCCCAAATTCTGTTGGTTTAACAAGAATTATCCTCTCCTAAGTTCTTGAGCATTATAACATTCTACTGCTTATGTGTCAAATAACTC from Salvia splendens isolate huo1 chromosome 15, SspV2, whole genome shotgun sequence encodes the following:
- the LOC121768284 gene encoding signal recognition particle receptor subunit beta-like, with the protein product MDDQKLENLKIQLQQLHNEAHEFLQSIPPTQLYGAIGVVIFTIFFFLIIRLFKHRASNTIVLTGLSGSGKTVLFYQLRDGSSHQGTVTSMEPNEDTFVLHSETTKKGKVKPVHVVDVPGHSRLKPKLDEFLPLAAGIVFVVDAVEFLPNVRAASEYLYDILTKASVVKRKIPLLLLCNKVDKVTAHTKDFIRKQLEKEIDKLRASRTALSSADIANEYSLGVPGEAFAFHQSLNKISVAETSGSTGDISQLEQFIREYVQA
- the LOC121768283 gene encoding uncharacterized protein LOC121768283 isoform X1, translating into MATDTTALSYWLNWRFLLCAIGIVVAMIVAALVIWRYEGRRPPSSRRSGDQRNKGASWATSSSSIHPVWLLGYRIVAFCTLLGLILADTILHGVGIFYYYTQWTFTLVTIYFGMASSLSILGCLRCCIKRETKGDHSIVADTEHGLFVPPLDTTKTSLNGSHNPTLVTPSIAEYAFQIIFQICAGAVMLTDSVYWLVLYSKEDNISFLHVCMHSVNAVFLLGDTILNALSFPFFRIAYFALWTCVFVIFQWIIHACVSMSWPYTFLDLSSPYAPLWYLGVGLMHIPLYGIFSVIFKIKRRYSSR
- the LOC121768283 gene encoding uncharacterized protein LOC121768283 isoform X2, translated to MIVAALVIWRYEGRRPPSSRRSGDQRNKGASWATSSSSIHPVWLLGYRIVAFCTLLGLILADTILHGVGIFYYYTQWTFTLVTIYFGMASSLSILGCLRCCIKRETKGDHSIVADTEHGLFVPPLDTTKTSLNGSHNPTLVTPSIAEYAFQIIFQICAGAVMLTDSVYWLVLYSKEDNISFLHVCMHSVNAVFLLGDTILNALSFPFFRIAYFALWTCVFVIFQWIIHACVSMSWPYTFLDLSSPYAPLWYLGVGLMHIPLYGIFSVIFKIKRRYSSR
- the LOC121768282 gene encoding CRS2-associated factor 2, chloroplastic-like, with translation MAILSSLPNPNLFSSLPTTPPPSSRPSVPQKPPIQPPKYPPLKSKRPPKSDPSTNPAFNSHHRTSKYYKPVKPGQKLHPDDNDDRAVVVGNSGISYQLPGAPFEFMYSYSETPRAQPLAIREPAFLPFAPPTMPRPWTGKAPVKKSKRNIKLFEPLGGCGGDDENPNENLWSKKYEMLRGYEMGKFNVRPRKEVLGAPLTRTEMREMVKHLLSTNKQVNLGRDGLTHNMLELIHTHWRRQPVCKVRCLGVPTVDMNNICRCIEEKSGGKIIYRMGGVLYLFRGRNYDHQKRPHFPIMLWKPATPVYPKLIQDAPEGLTKEEADELRMKGKRLLPIRKLAKNGVYITLVRDVRTAFEGSELVRIDCRGLQPSDYKKIGAKLKELVPCVLLSFDDEQILMWRGREWKSMYRNEVPQIYLPSANDSSPTDLLDTESRQVSPKMMALWQRAIESGRASVLHEVNVSPDELLSKVEEFESASQAITHSYPATIYSDDRRSSPDSRALVGEDEDDFSEDDECFDAVESQVPLGSLPIDLLAMQFSDGDESDYEN
- the LOC121766602 gene encoding RNA-binding protein 48-like, translated to MPKSKYETPAVRVYTVCDESRYLIVRNVPSLGCGDELLKLFSTYGRVAECKPMDSEECEAYTDVYWIKFHQLSNARFAKRKIDESVFLGNQIQVTYAPEYESLSDTKEKLEGRRKEVLARLNPRRSKGHSDSRREPSSASTPSIKGSGPPTSSSLSQRKLGESRAGITGHASSMPLVSSDKEYFPSESMNQTVKLVREKLNKIESSSEHGALGSSKKARVDNRRRI